One genomic segment of Gossypium arboreum isolate Shixiya-1 chromosome 3, ASM2569848v2, whole genome shotgun sequence includes these proteins:
- the LOC108461490 gene encoding transcription factor bHLH62 codes for MEKDKAFMSEELKNRTTTRQQQPAWNPCGFMTEMSANELNCGTEQVGNYFFNPNWDNSMDQSDPFESALSSMVSSPAASNVGSGENVMMRELIGRLGNICNSKDIITNSTNVSCYSTPLNSPPFSTDPGFAERAARFSCFGGLNDPLRDSLKLSGHVNGSQTINNSTLSRSSSPENAESGVSKEESSVSEQLPGGNTKKRKSIPRGKAKETPSPATVDAKVAAENNDESNAKRSKQNGTVKASNKEDSKPAEPPKDYIHVRARRGQATDSHSLAERVRREKISERMKFLQDLVPGCNKVTGKAVMLDEIINYVQSLQRQVEFLSMKLSTVNPRMDVNMETLLSKDMFQSRGLLPHTVYSMEPTFPFGYQPQQGLALNNGIANTTSQQGFQLPQVNGFIDGNPQVGSIWEDDLQSIVQMGFGQNQAQCYQGSIAPGQVKIEL; via the exons atggAAAAAGACAAAGCTTTTATGTCTGAAGAGCTGAAGAACAGAACAACAACACGACAACAACAACCAGCTTGGAACCCTTGTGGTTTTATGACAGAAATGTCAGCAAATGAGCTGAATTGTGGAACAGAACAAGTTGGGAACTATTTTTTCAATCCAAATTGGGATAATTCAATGGATCAGAGCGATCCCTTTGAATCAGCATTAAGTTCCATGGTGTCTTCTCCAGCTGCTTCCAATGTTGGTTCCGGTGAAAATGTAATGATGCGGGAATTAATTGGAAGATTAGGGAATATATGCAATTCTAAAGATATCATCACCAACAGTACTAATGTTTCATGTTATAGTACGCCATTGAATTCACCTCCATTTTCAACTGATCCTGGATTTGCTGAAAGAGCTGCTAGATTTTCTTGTTTTGGTGGCTTAAATGATCCATTAAGGGATTCACTTAAGCTTTCAGGTCATGTTAATGGATCTCAAACCATTAACAACAGTACCCTTTCAAGATCTTCTTCACCAGAAAATGCAGAATCTGGTGTTTCTAAGGAAGAATCTTCAGTTTCTGAACAACTCCCAGGTGGTAATACCAAGAAAAGGAAATCAATTCCAAGGGGAAAAGCAAAAGAAACTCCATCACCAGCAACGGTTGATGCCAAGGTTGCAGCTGAGAATAATGATGAATCCAATGCTAAAAGAAGCAAACAGAATGGCACTGTTAAAGCTTCAAATAAGGAGGATTCAAAGCCAGCAGAGCCACCAAAGGACTATATCCATGTTAGGGCAAGAAGGGGTCAAGCAACTGATAGTCATAGTCTTGCTGAAAGA GTTAGAAGAGAGAAAATAAGTGAAAGGATGAAGTTCCTACAGGATCTTGTTCCTGGTTGCAATAAG GTGACTGGTAAAGCAGTTATGTTAGATGAAATCATCAACTATGTGCAGTCATTGCAACGCCAGGTCGAG TTCCTATCTATGAAGTTGTCTACTGTGAATCCAAGGATGGATGTTAACATGGAAACACTTTTATCAAAAGAT ATGTTCCAATCTCGTGGATTGCTGCCGCACACCGTCTATTCAATGGAACCGACGTTCCCTTTCGGGTATCAACCACAGCAAGGActagctctcaacaatggcatagcCAATACTACTTCTCAACAAGGCTTTCAGTTGCCTCAAGTTAATGGTTTCATTGATGGTAATCCACAAGTTGGATCAATTTGGGAGGATGATTTACAGAGCATTGTTCAAATGGGGTTTGGACAGAATCAAGCACAATGCTATCAAG GTTCAATAGCTCCAGGCCAAGTGAAAATTGAGCTATAA
- the LOC108462876 gene encoding ras-related protein RABA5e-like isoform X2, which produces MSDDETVEEYLFKIVIIGDSAVGKSNLLSRFARNEFNAHSKATIGVEFQTQSVEIDGKEVKAQIWDTAGQERFRAVTSAYYRGAFGALLVYDISRRATFDNVARWLDELNSHSDTTVARMLVGNKCDLENTREVSLDEGKSLAESEGLFFIETSALDSTNVWTAFEIVIREIYNNVSRKVLSSDSYKAELSVNRVSLVNDDELKQSKTKYACCSS; this is translated from the exons ATGTCAGACGATGAAACAGTGGAAGAGTACTTATTCAAAATAGTGATAATAGGAGATTCAGCCGTCGGTAAATCCAACCTCCTTTCTCGATTCGCACGAAACGAGTTCAACGCTCACTCCAAAGCAACCATTGGAGTTGAGTTTCAAACCCAGAGCGTTGAAATCGATGGAAAAGAAGTTAAAGCTCAGATTTGGGACACCGCGGGCCAAGAACGTTTCCGGGCTGTAACATCGGCTTATTACAGGGGTGCTTTCGGTGCTTTGTTGGTTTATGATATTAGCCGAAGAGCTACGTTCGATAACGTTGCTCGGTGGCTTGATGAGCTTAACT CACATTCGGATACAACAGTGGCAAGGATGCTGGTAGGGAACAAATGCGATTTGGAAAACACACGGGAAGTGAGCTTAGACGAAGGTAAAAGCTTGGCAGAATCCGAAGGGTTGTTCTTCATCGAGACGTCTGCGCTCGATTCGACCAATGTCTGGACTGCGTTCGAGATCGTTATCCGAGAGATCTATAACAATGTGAGCCGAAAAGTTTTGAGTTCGGATTCGTACAAAGCCGAGTTAAGTGTCAACAGGGTAAGCCTAGTGAATGATGATGAGTTGAAGCAATCTAAGACCAAGTACGCATGTTGTTCTTCATAG
- the LOC108462876 gene encoding ras-related protein RABA5e-like isoform X1, with amino-acid sequence MSDDETVEEYLFKIVIIGDSAVGKSNLLSRFARNEFNAHSKATIGVEFQTQSVEIDGKEVKAQIWDTAGQERFRAVTSAYYRGAFGALLVYDISRRATFDNVARWLDELNLSDFHLFAFLLKYNQKTKAHSDTTVARMLVGNKCDLENTREVSLDEGKSLAESEGLFFIETSALDSTNVWTAFEIVIREIYNNVSRKVLSSDSYKAELSVNRVSLVNDDELKQSKTKYACCSS; translated from the exons ATGTCAGACGATGAAACAGTGGAAGAGTACTTATTCAAAATAGTGATAATAGGAGATTCAGCCGTCGGTAAATCCAACCTCCTTTCTCGATTCGCACGAAACGAGTTCAACGCTCACTCCAAAGCAACCATTGGAGTTGAGTTTCAAACCCAGAGCGTTGAAATCGATGGAAAAGAAGTTAAAGCTCAGATTTGGGACACCGCGGGCCAAGAACGTTTCCGGGCTGTAACATCGGCTTATTACAGGGGTGCTTTCGGTGCTTTGTTGGTTTATGATATTAGCCGAAGAGCTACGTTCGATAACGTTGCTCGGTGGCTTGATGAGCTTAACT TATCCGATTTTCATTTGTTTGCTTTCCTGTTGAAGTACAATCAGAAAACCAAGG CACATTCGGATACAACAGTGGCAAGGATGCTGGTAGGGAACAAATGCGATTTGGAAAACACACGGGAAGTGAGCTTAGACGAAGGTAAAAGCTTGGCAGAATCCGAAGGGTTGTTCTTCATCGAGACGTCTGCGCTCGATTCGACCAATGTCTGGACTGCGTTCGAGATCGTTATCCGAGAGATCTATAACAATGTGAGCCGAAAAGTTTTGAGTTCGGATTCGTACAAAGCCGAGTTAAGTGTCAACAGGGTAAGCCTAGTGAATGATGATGAGTTGAAGCAATCTAAGACCAAGTACGCATGTTGTTCTTCATAG
- the LOC108461639 gene encoding uncharacterized protein LOC108461639 isoform X1, giving the protein MTHSFLKTDQTHLPNLNQIYKNHHPIFFSNPYFPYHLFPTMPVSTATLGSVSFLSQLFNPDVSSLSCFLNHAKLSTLYSKPSLLKKPSSSSLYNLKVSASSASANPKTDNSQQAEAAVTAILDNSVSTDEIKPAPAPAPARRSADWKAARAYLHSGFIYGGRVEGFNGGGLLVRFYSLVGFLPFPQLSPSHSCKEPDKTIHQIAKGLVGSILSVKVIQAEEESRKLIFSEKEAVWTKFSTQINVGDVFEGKVGSVEDYGAFVHLRFPDGLYHLTGLVHVSEVSWDLVQDVRDILTEGDDVRVKLVNIDRGKSRLTLSIKQLEEDPLLETLDKVIPQEGSADSDSLTTSNSSTIEPLPGLDAIFKELLQEDGINDVRISRQGFEKRVVSQDLQLWLSNAPPSDNMFTLLARAGRQVNPSCDHFGFFVSSFFVFNLDFISSSGSGDSTGNIP; this is encoded by the exons ATGACACATAGCTTTCTAAAAACTGACCAGACACACCTTCCCAACTTGAATCAAATATACAAAAATCATCATCCAATCTTCTTCTCCAACCCATATTTCCCTTACCACCTTTTTCCCACAATGCCTGTATCCACTGCAACACTAGGCTCAGTTTCTTTCCTTTCCCAGCTCTTCAATCCCGATGTTTCCTCATTATCTTGTTTCTTAAACCACGCAAAGCTCTCCACTTTATACTCCAAACCTTCCCTTCTCAAAAAACCTTCATCGTCATCATTATATAATCTTAAAGTCTCTGCTTCATCTGCTTCAGCTAATCCCAAGACTGATAACTCCCAACAAGCTGAAGCTGCTGTTACTGCTATTCTTGACAACTCTGTATCCACTGATGAGATTAAACCAGCACCAGCACCAGCACCAGCACGG AGGTCTGCTGATTGGAAGGCAGCTAGGGCATATTTGCACAGTGGGTTCATCTATGGAGGTAGAGTTGAAGGATTTAATGGTGGTGGTTTGCTGGTTCGCTTTTATTCTCTTGTGGGTTTCCTTCCTTTTCCTCAATTGAGTCCTTCACATTCTTGTAAAG AACCCGACAAAACTATCCATCAGATTGCCAAAGGTTTGGTTGGTTCAATTCTTTCAGTGAAG GTAATCCAAGCAGAAGAAGAGAGCAGGAAATTGATATTCTCGGAAAAGGAAGCTGTATGGACAAAGTTTTCTACACAAATTAATGTAGGCGATGTTTTTGAAGGAAAGGTCGGTTCTGTTGAGGATTATGGTGCCTTTGTTCACTTACGCTTCCCAGATG GACTTTATCATCTCACCGGACTAGTTCATGTCTCCGAGGTTTCTTGGGAtttagttcaagatgttcgaGACATCTTGACTGAGGGGGATGATGTTAGAGTGAAGCTTGTTAATATTGATCG GGGCAAGTCGAGGTTAACTCTATCGATCAAACAGTTGGAGGAAGATCCACTGTTGGAAACATTGGATAAAGTGATCCCTCAG GAAGGTTCGGCTGATTCTGATTCCTTGACTACAAGCAATAGTAGTACCATTGAACCGCTTCCGGGGCTTGACGCAATATTTAAAGAGCTTTTGCAGGAAGACGG TATAAATGATGTGCGAATTAGTCGACAAGGGTTTGAAAAACGGGTAGTTTCTCAAGATTTGCAGCTTTGGCTTTCAAAT GCACCACCTAGTGACAATATGTTCACCCTCCTAGCTCGTGCGGGAAGACAGGTAAATCCGTCATGTGATCATTTCGGTTTTTTTGTGTCGAGCTTTTTCGTGtttaatttagattttatttcGAGTTCAGGTTCAGGAGATTCAACTGGCAACATCCCTTGA
- the LOC108461639 gene encoding uncharacterized protein LOC108461639 isoform X2: MPVSTATLGSVSFLSQLFNPDVSSLSCFLNHAKLSTLYSKPSLLKKPSSSSLYNLKVSASSASANPKTDNSQQAEAAVTAILDNSVSTDEIKPAPAPAPARRSADWKAARAYLHSGFIYGGRVEGFNGGGLLVRFYSLVGFLPFPQLSPSHSCKEPDKTIHQIAKGLVGSILSVKVIQAEEESRKLIFSEKEAVWTKFSTQINVGDVFEGKVGSVEDYGAFVHLRFPDGLYHLTGLVHVSEVSWDLVQDVRDILTEGDDVRVKLVNIDRGKSRLTLSIKQLEEDPLLETLDKVIPQEGSADSDSLTTSNSSTIEPLPGLDAIFKELLQEDGINDVRISRQGFEKRVVSQDLQLWLSNAPPSDNMFTLLARAGRQVQEIQLATSLDQEGIKKALQRVLERVP; this comes from the exons ATGCCTGTATCCACTGCAACACTAGGCTCAGTTTCTTTCCTTTCCCAGCTCTTCAATCCCGATGTTTCCTCATTATCTTGTTTCTTAAACCACGCAAAGCTCTCCACTTTATACTCCAAACCTTCCCTTCTCAAAAAACCTTCATCGTCATCATTATATAATCTTAAAGTCTCTGCTTCATCTGCTTCAGCTAATCCCAAGACTGATAACTCCCAACAAGCTGAAGCTGCTGTTACTGCTATTCTTGACAACTCTGTATCCACTGATGAGATTAAACCAGCACCAGCACCAGCACCAGCACGG AGGTCTGCTGATTGGAAGGCAGCTAGGGCATATTTGCACAGTGGGTTCATCTATGGAGGTAGAGTTGAAGGATTTAATGGTGGTGGTTTGCTGGTTCGCTTTTATTCTCTTGTGGGTTTCCTTCCTTTTCCTCAATTGAGTCCTTCACATTCTTGTAAAG AACCCGACAAAACTATCCATCAGATTGCCAAAGGTTTGGTTGGTTCAATTCTTTCAGTGAAG GTAATCCAAGCAGAAGAAGAGAGCAGGAAATTGATATTCTCGGAAAAGGAAGCTGTATGGACAAAGTTTTCTACACAAATTAATGTAGGCGATGTTTTTGAAGGAAAGGTCGGTTCTGTTGAGGATTATGGTGCCTTTGTTCACTTACGCTTCCCAGATG GACTTTATCATCTCACCGGACTAGTTCATGTCTCCGAGGTTTCTTGGGAtttagttcaagatgttcgaGACATCTTGACTGAGGGGGATGATGTTAGAGTGAAGCTTGTTAATATTGATCG GGGCAAGTCGAGGTTAACTCTATCGATCAAACAGTTGGAGGAAGATCCACTGTTGGAAACATTGGATAAAGTGATCCCTCAG GAAGGTTCGGCTGATTCTGATTCCTTGACTACAAGCAATAGTAGTACCATTGAACCGCTTCCGGGGCTTGACGCAATATTTAAAGAGCTTTTGCAGGAAGACGG TATAAATGATGTGCGAATTAGTCGACAAGGGTTTGAAAAACGGGTAGTTTCTCAAGATTTGCAGCTTTGGCTTTCAAAT GCACCACCTAGTGACAATATGTTCACCCTCCTAGCTCGTGCGGGAAGACAG GTTCAGGAGATTCAACTGGCAACATCCCTTGATCAAGAAGGTATCAAAAAGGCTTTACAGCGAGTACTGGAACGTGTTCCTTGA